Sequence from the Candidatus Methylacidiphilales bacterium genome:
CTTACAATCCTCAAAAAGGTTATCCTCGACCAATTTTTTTATGCACCACTAATCATTGCCCCGTATATGGCTGCTGTCTTTGAATGGCGCGATGCGGGTTTTTCGTTTTCAAAATTATGGCAACAAAGAAAAGGAATTTATGCCCGAAGAGTGATTCCGTTTCTCATTACAAACTGGTCTTTTTGGATTCCGATGACCATTTTGATCTACTCTATGCCTACACTCCTTCAAATTCCAATACTGGTCTTCATCACAGCGATATGGGGTAGTGTCTTGCTGTCGCTGGATCATCTTACGCGTCAGAAATTACACGCCACGGTGGAGATCAGGGGCTAGTTCTATGTCAGATGAACGTCGGATAGCTATAATTTTCAATCCTACCGCAAATAGTGAAAAAGCCGCGCAAGTGCTGAATCAACTTAGTCGGATCGTCAATCGACGAGCAACGATTTTTGAAACTCAATCCATCGGAGATGCTTTACCTCTTACTTTGGAGGCCATCAGAAGTGGTTACAGCACGATTGTCGCAGCAGGTGGAGATGGGACTTTGAATGAGGTGATAAACGGTATCCCTTTTTCGATGCTAGAGAGAGGTGCGATACAAGTGGGTGTGCTTCCGCTTGGCACGATGAATGTCTTTGC
This genomic interval carries:
- a CDS encoding diacylglycerol kinase family lipid kinase; the encoded protein is MSDERRIAIIFNPTANSEKAAQVLNQLSRIVNRRATIFETQSIGDALPLTLEAIRSGYSTIVAAGGDGTLNEVINGIPFSMLERGAIQVGVLPLGTMNVFAHEIRIPARLDEAWSIILQNKIRHIDLPRLDHRRFIQLAGIGFDAQVVQLTTWESKRQLGPLSYILS